AGTCCGCGACGTCGAAGGACGGGGGTGCGCTCATGCGGGTGGCGACGGTCGACTCGGCGGCGACCGCGATGGAGCCGGCGGTGGTGGAGCCCACCGGAGTGTTCTGAGCCTCAGCCATGGCTGTCGTAGTGCTCGCTTTCTCAGTCAAGAAGGGGGGTGGTTCGGTGGGGCGGGGACGGCCGCGAACGGCCGTCCCGGTGGTCCTCGGGTGCGGACCTAGCCGACCGAACCCTCCATCTGCAGCTCGATCAGCCGGTTGAGCTCCAGGGCGTACTCCATGGGCAGCTCCTTGGCGATCGGCTCGACGAAGCCGCGCACGATCATCGCCATGGCCTCGAACTCGGTGAGTCCGCGGCTCATGAGGTAGAAGAGCTGGTCCTCGGAGACCTTGGAGACGGTCGCCTCGTGGCCCATCGACACGTCGTCCTCGCGGACGTCGACGTAGGGGTAGGTGTCCGAGCGGGAGATCGTGTCGACGAGCAGAGCGTCGCAGAGGACGTTGGACTTCGCGCCCGGCGCGCCCTCGCCGATCTCGATCAGTCCGCGGTAGGACGTACGGCCACCGCCTCGCGCCACCGACTTGGAGACGATGTTCGAGGAGGTGTTCGGGGCCATGTGGACCATCTTGGCGCCGGCGTCCTGGTGCTGGCCCTCGCCGGCGAAGGCGATGGACAGGGTCTCGCCCTTGGCGTGCTCGCCCATCAGGTAGACGGCCGGGTACTTCATGGTGACCTTGGAGCCGATGTTGCCGTCGACCCACTCCATGGTCGCGCCCTCGTAGGCCACGGCCCGCTTGGTGACCAGGTTGTAGACGTTGTTCGACCAGTTCTGGATGGTCGTGTAGCGGCAGCGGCCGCCCTTCTTCACGATGATCTCGACCACGGCGCTGTGCAGCGAGTCCGAGGAGTAGATCGGGGCGGTGCAGCCCTCGACGTAGTGGACGTAGGCGTCCTCGTCGACGATGATCAGCGTCCGCTCGAACTGGCCCATGTTCTCCGTGTTGATACGGAAGTAGGCCTGGAGCGGGATGTCCACGTGGACGCCCTTGGGCACGTAGATGAACGAGCCGCCGGACCACACGGCCGTGTTCAGCGAGGCGAACTTGTTGTCACCGACCGGGATGACGGTGCCGAAGTACTCCTTGAAGAGCTCCGGGTGCTCCTTCAGCGCGGTGTCGGTGTCCAGGAAGATGACGCCCTGCTCCTCCAGGTCCTCGCGGATCTGGTGGTAGACGACCTCGGACTCGTACTGCGCGGCGACACCGGCGACGAGGCGCTGCTTCTCCGCCTCGGGGATGCCGAGCTTGTCGTACGTGTTCTTGATGTCCTCGGGCAGGTCCTCCCAGGAGGCGGCCTGCTTCTCCGTGGAGCGCACGAAGTACTTGATGTTGTCGAAGTCGATGCCCGACAGGTCCGAGCCCCAGCTGGGCATGGGCTTCTTGTCGAAGAGCTTGAGGCCCTTGAGCCGCAGCTTCAGCATCCACTCGGGCTCGTTCTTCTTCTGCGAGATGTCGCGGACGACAGCCTCGGAGAGACCGCGCTTCGCCGCCGCGCCTGCCGCGTCGGAGTCGGCCCAGCCGAATTCGTACGTACCCAGACCCTCGAGCTCAGGGTGGGCAGTCTCCGT
This sequence is a window from Streptomyces parvus. Protein-coding genes within it:
- the sufB gene encoding Fe-S cluster assembly protein SufB; translation: MTLPTETAHPELEGLGTYEFGWADSDAAGAAAKRGLSEAVVRDISQKKNEPEWMLKLRLKGLKLFDKKPMPSWGSDLSGIDFDNIKYFVRSTEKQAASWEDLPEDIKNTYDKLGIPEAEKQRLVAGVAAQYESEVVYHQIREDLEEQGVIFLDTDTALKEHPELFKEYFGTVIPVGDNKFASLNTAVWSGGSFIYVPKGVHVDIPLQAYFRINTENMGQFERTLIIVDEDAYVHYVEGCTAPIYSSDSLHSAVVEIIVKKGGRCRYTTIQNWSNNVYNLVTKRAVAYEGATMEWVDGNIGSKVTMKYPAVYLMGEHAKGETLSIAFAGEGQHQDAGAKMVHMAPNTSSNIVSKSVARGGGRTSYRGLIEIGEGAPGAKSNVLCDALLVDTISRSDTYPYVDVREDDVSMGHEATVSKVSEDQLFYLMSRGLTEFEAMAMIVRGFVEPIAKELPMEYALELNRLIELQMEGSVG